The DNA sequence AGGCCGCCCTGTACGAACGGTGGTTAAATAACCTTCTTCAGAATCAACTCCATTAGCATCAATTACAAGCTCAAACTCTTTTTGGAGTTCTGCTTTTGACATTGGTAAATTAAGTATAGTTGGATCTGCCCAAACCTCGTCCCAAAGGTCGTTGAGTTCTTCAGGTGAAGCAATCCGCCCTTTCCAGCCACTACGAGAACAAATAGTGCGGGCAAGCTGATTTAAGTTAGTGACTTCAATGTGTTCTGCTGCTATTGGGTCGAGGCGGCGTAAGTAGCTTTTGATAGTTACAGACAGGTTTGTTGTGAAAGTAGTGAGCAGTATCCGCTCCTTCGGATTGTTTAGGTGCTTGGCAAGGTAAACAGCACGGTGCATCAAGGCAACAGTCTTACCAGTTCCTGCTGCACCTGTGATACTCATAGATCCATTAGTTTGCCACTCAACAATCTTCCTTTGTTGGGGATGGAGAAAAATTCGCCACTCTTCTAAGGAACCACCTTCCAGCATTGCCTTGAGGGTTTCTTCTCCTTCAACTACTACTAAATCTCGGTTTGGTCGCTGGGTAAGCTGTGAGAAATCTCCGGGGCCGACAATAGTGACAGGTTGCTCATCTTCTACATCGGTTCCCAGTGCTTGGGCTAGGGCTTCGTCTAGTGATAAACCAGCTACAAGCCCCACGAGAGCCTCATAGCATTCTGGTGGTAGATATTCGCTAAGTACTTCCAACTCTTGGTCACTCTTAACATGTCGAACTGCTGGGATAAGCAGCTGCGGTACTCCAGCATGGAATAGATCATCATCGGCAAGATTTTGCAGAGGATAATCATCGACTGTTGGTGTGGGAGTGACAGCATCGTGCAATGCTTCTGTTGTTTCTTGAACGTCAAAGATTTGGAATGCCCCAGTACTTTTATGTACTTCAAAACGCTTGTTTTTTGCCCAGGCATAAGAACGGTCATGGGAATCAATATGAACCAGTAGAAAAGTATCACCTTGCTCCGGTGCAATTACAATAGCCCGATAGCCATCTGGTAAGTCTGCTCCACGAACTTTGTGATCGAGCATGGATTCTTTCAGCCCATGCAATCCAATTGCTGTGTCCCAAGGATTAATTTGAAATTTCTCAATCAGTTCTGGAACCTTTTTTTGTACTTTTTTGGGCAGTTTGTGAAAATGCTTCAGCACTTGGGCGTGCATCATTAGGTGAGCCATCAATTATTCCTCCTGATTTCAATTAGTTCAATCAAAAAAGCAGTACCCTTTGCTTGTATTTCATTAGCAGTGACAACAGTCCACCCATTTGCTTGCCAAGCAGAAACTAACAAGGCTTGGTCTCCCCCTAACACTGCAATTCGAGCCTCTAACCATGCCAACTCTGCTACGGCGTTTTCATCAATTGCCTCATCTTCATAAGCAGCTTGAGGTACTGGTACTCCTAATGCTGCCAGTTCATCAACTACAAATCGCAGCGACGGAATTACCTCAGATCGGACTTGTGCCCATTCACCACTTGCTTCTACAAAGCTCGTATCAGGAAGTACATCGGGTGCAGTACCAGTTTCTACCTCTGAGGTAGTGAAGAAACTAAACGCCCCACAAAACTGCAACAGGTTGAGACAGGATAGAAACTTGCGCCAACGAGGACGATAGGTTTGAGTTGCTAATCGCTCAGTTTCACTGTCATCTAAGCGGGCAGTTACTCGGACGCGATCGCGGCGAGTTGTTAAGCAATCAGCAATAGTTGCAAGGGCAATGACATCTGTCCCACCACTAATTTTGTCATAGCAGATCCATTCGCCGTTATCGATACTGGCGGGAACAATGAAACCCTGACCATTACGCCAATCATTGAGGGAAATACGCAAAGCAGATTCAGCATAAGCATATTTTCCGGCTAGTATTTCTAAAGGAAATGCGGCTGTAAACTCTGCTAAACGTTGCCAACCACTAGCTTGAGGACATTGGATAAAACCTGTAATTTGTTGCCAAGCATTACCAATAGCTAATCTTCCTGAAGGTATACCTTGGTTAATGCCTGCATTAGCAAAAATCTCTACTTTTGTTGCTATTGCTTGAGGAACAACCAAAAAGTCTTCCAACTTTGTTGCTGTCAAATCATTCCAGGTCAAGTTCCAAATGTGATAACGACCAGAAGCGAGAATAGCTCGCCGTTTTGCCATGTCATCAGCTAGCCGATTAATTTCTACATGAAACTCAAAGCCATCAGTAAAGATGGCGACTGGTTTAATCGACTCGTCGTCAGCACACCGCAGTAGGAAGTCTGGTTGACAGCCGATCGCAACCCCTTGGGCTAATCCCAACTGCGGCTGTAGCTCAAGCTCCCAAGTGCGGCTGGCGTTGGGTAAATTAAAGCGAAAACCAGCCTTACCATATACTAAGGTTTTCTCCCAAATGCCATTATGTTCATTCACCCATTCTTCTAGCTTGCAGACAAACTTGCGCTCTAAAACACTGCCAAGCAAGGAGTTATCAGGAATTTCGGTGAGAGCTTTATGTTCCACTCGACGATCGCCTGCGGCAATTAGTTGCTTTAACAACTTGATGCCCCGTTCTCGGCTGATGGATGTGGCACTGTATTGTTGAGCATAAGTGCGAATGCAACGATAGCAGCCATCCGTATCGCGATCGCTTTCTTTTTCACTCAGCCGTCCACAACGGCAGGTTTCTAAGGAATCTAAGGCACGTCGCATCACTGTCATGATGCCTTCACCAGCCCTTCCAGTAGCATCGGTTTCTTGAAATAGGGTTTTGAGGTAGCC is a window from the Nostoc sp. KVJ3 genome containing:
- a CDS encoding UvrD-helicase domain-containing protein, which produces MAHLMMHAQVLKHFHKLPKKVQKKVPELIEKFQINPWDTAIGLHGLKESMLDHKVRGADLPDGYRAIVIAPEQGDTFLLVHIDSHDRSYAWAKNKRFEVHKSTGAFQIFDVQETTEALHDAVTPTPTVDDYPLQNLADDDLFHAGVPQLLIPAVRHVKSDQELEVLSEYLPPECYEALVGLVAGLSLDEALAQALGTDVEDEQPVTIVGPGDFSQLTQRPNRDLVVVEGEETLKAMLEGGSLEEWRIFLHPQQRKIVEWQTNGSMSITGAAGTGKTVALMHRAVYLAKHLNNPKERILLTTFTTNLSVTIKSYLRRLDPIAAEHIEVTNLNQLARTICSRSGWKGRIASPEELNDLWDEVWADPTILNLPMSKAELQKEFELVIDANGVDSEEGYLTTVRTGRPRMGRKERREAWPIFQAFRRLLLKQNLLTFEGAIHQARFAVEQSNFPPFRHVLADEVQDFSLEALKLIAALSQVNQGLSDPLCVAGDGHQRIYRGKVPLNLAGIYVKGRSRQLKVNYRTSEQIRLFAQSILEGTVIDDLDRGQTTIVGDRSVFTGPKPEIVQCADEKEEAKRIASWAKELIQDGFAFHEICVTPYKPAIRTALEAEGVPTFELKPREEDPGPEEPGVRLGTMKRIKGLEFRAIAMGCSNESDAMNKLAEAELLQRCERYVAATRARERLLVCVNDSL